The following are encoded in a window of uncultured Pseudomonas sp. genomic DNA:
- the prpB gene encoding methylisocitrate lyase, whose product MSMKSPGQRFRDAVAEEHPLQVIGAINANHALLAKRAGFKAIYLSGGGVAAGSLGLPDLGITGLDDVLTDVRRITDVCDLPLLVDVDTGFGSSAFNVARTVKSMIKFGAAAIHIEDQVGAKRCGHRPNKEIVSQQEMVDRIKAAVDARTDDSFVIMARTDALAVEGLNSALDRAAACVEAGADMIFPEAITELAMYKTFADRVNAPILANITEFGATPLYTTEELAAVDVGLVLYPLSAFRAMNKAAENVYMAVRRDGTQKNVVDTMQTRMELYERINYHAFEQSLDALFAAKK is encoded by the coding sequence ATGAGCATGAAAAGTCCCGGTCAGCGTTTCCGCGATGCGGTTGCCGAAGAGCACCCGCTGCAAGTCATTGGCGCAATCAACGCCAACCATGCCCTGCTGGCCAAACGTGCCGGTTTCAAGGCGATTTATCTGTCCGGTGGCGGTGTGGCGGCGGGTTCGCTGGGTTTGCCGGACCTAGGTATCACCGGCCTGGATGACGTGCTCACCGATGTGCGGCGCATTACCGATGTTTGCGATCTGCCGCTGCTGGTGGATGTCGACACGGGTTTCGGCAGTTCGGCGTTCAACGTGGCGCGCACGGTCAAGTCGATGATCAAGTTCGGCGCGGCGGCGATTCATATTGAAGATCAGGTGGGCGCCAAGCGTTGTGGTCATCGTCCTAATAAGGAGATCGTCTCCCAGCAGGAAATGGTCGACCGTATTAAGGCCGCCGTCGATGCCCGTACCGACGACAGCTTCGTGATCATGGCGCGCACCGATGCGCTGGCAGTTGAAGGCTTGAACTCGGCCCTGGATCGCGCAGCAGCCTGTGTCGAGGCCGGTGCTGACATGATTTTCCCGGAAGCGATCACCGAGCTGGCGATGTACAAAACCTTCGCCGACCGCGTCAATGCACCGATTCTGGCCAATATCACCGAATTCGGCGCGACGCCGCTGTACACCACCGAAGAGCTGGCGGCAGTAGACGTTGGTCTGGTGTTGTACCCGCTGTCGGCCTTCCGCGCCATGAACAAAGCGGCCGAGAATGTCTACATGGCCGTGCGCCGCGACGGTACGCAGAAGAATGTGGTCGATACCATGCAGACCCGCATGGAATTGTACGAGCGCATCAATTACCACGCCTTCGAGCAAAGCCTTGACGCGCTGTTTGCCGCCAAAAAATAA
- a CDS encoding inactive transglutaminase family protein, translating into MRSLTLHLKVLVILLVSLGILITAYQIFILGIPMTEDETDDLWNIDAKVEFQASPREPVKLQMFVPPLTQDYVSLNESFISNNYGVSINRADGNRKVTWSARRASGKQTLYYRLVLTKRYSGEQAKAKGPIFRDSIPVEGAEKIAAEALLAPIRQHSADVETFISETIKRVNNSNDDNVKLLLSGDTSTANKATAIELLLSIAHVPMQRVHTIRLAAEIQQSPELWLRSFNGEKWLYFNPESGEQGLPADRLVWWTGDDSLVTLEGGKQAQVSFSLNNSEMNAIRLAKLTDENTDADFLEYTLYGLPLQTQQTFMIMVMIPIGVLVILILRNLGGLQTLGTFTPVLIALAFREMQLGYGIVFFTIITALGLSLRSYLEHLKLQMLPRLSVVLTFVVVLIAAISLFSHKLGLERGLSVALFPMVILTMTIERLSITWEERGGGHAFKVAIGTLFAATLAHLLMSVQELNYFIFTFPAVLMIMVGFMLAMGRYRGYRLTELFRFKAFLKD; encoded by the coding sequence ATGCGCTCTCTTACCCTCCATCTGAAAGTCCTGGTCATACTCCTTGTGAGTCTGGGCATTCTGATTACGGCTTATCAGATTTTTATCCTCGGCATCCCCATGACCGAGGACGAAACTGATGACCTGTGGAACATCGACGCCAAAGTCGAGTTCCAAGCCAGCCCGCGCGAGCCGGTCAAGCTGCAGATGTTCGTGCCGCCACTGACCCAGGACTACGTCAGCCTGAATGAGAGCTTTATCTCGAATAACTATGGCGTCAGCATCAACCGCGCCGACGGCAACCGCAAAGTCACCTGGTCCGCCCGCCGCGCCAGTGGCAAGCAGACCCTGTACTACCGCTTGGTGCTGACCAAGCGTTACAGCGGCGAACAAGCCAAGGCCAAAGGCCCGATCTTCCGTGACAGCATCCCCGTCGAAGGGGCCGAGAAGATTGCCGCTGAAGCCTTGCTCGCACCGATCCGCCAACACTCGGCAGACGTCGAAACCTTCATCAGCGAAACCATCAAACGCGTCAACAACAGCAACGACGACAACGTCAAACTGCTGCTCAGCGGTGATACTTCTACCGCCAACAAAGCCACGGCCATCGAGTTGCTACTGTCCATTGCCCATGTGCCGATGCAGCGCGTGCACACCATCCGCCTTGCCGCTGAAATCCAGCAGAGCCCAGAGCTTTGGCTGCGCAGCTTCAACGGCGAGAAATGGCTGTACTTCAACCCGGAAAGCGGCGAACAAGGCCTACCGGCTGATCGCCTAGTCTGGTGGACCGGCGATGACAGCCTGGTCACCCTGGAAGGTGGCAAGCAGGCGCAAGTCAGCTTCAGCCTGAACAACAGTGAAATGAACGCCATTCGTTTGGCCAAACTGACCGACGAAAACACCGACGCCGATTTCCTCGAATACACCCTGTATGGCCTGCCGCTGCAGACCCAGCAGACCTTTATGATCATGGTGATGATCCCGATCGGCGTGCTGGTGATCCTGATCCTGCGCAACCTCGGTGGCCTGCAGACACTCGGCACCTTCACCCCGGTGCTGATTGCCCTGGCCTTCCGCGAGATGCAGCTGGGCTACGGCATTGTGTTCTTCACCATCATCACCGCACTCGGCCTATCGCTGCGCTCCTACCTTGAACACTTGAAGCTGCAGATGCTGCCACGCCTGTCGGTGGTGCTGACCTTCGTCGTCGTGTTGATCGCCGCCATCAGCCTGTTCAGCCACAAGCTGGGGCTTGAGCGCGGTCTATCGGTCGCGCTGTTCCCAATGGTGATTCTGACCATGACCATCGAACGCCTGTCGATTACCTGGGAAGAGCGCGGCGGTGGCCATGCCTTCAAGGTCGCCATCGGCACCCTGTTCGCCGCCACCCTGGCGCACTTGCTGATGAGCGTGCAGGAGCTGAACTACTTCATCTTCACCTTCCCTGCGGTGCTGATGATCATGGTTGGCTTTATGTTGGCGATGGGTCGCTATCGCGGTTACCGCCTGACCGAACTGTTCCGCTTCAAAGCCTTCCTCAAGGACTAA
- a CDS encoding GntR family transcriptional regulator, producing the protein MLDVIEPFESSQEDSETLSEQVFRRIQAAIVKGEIAPGSKISEPELARTYGISRGPLREAIHRLEGQRLLVRVPHVGARVVSLNHAELIELYEIRESLEGMACRLAAERMTSAEIDELRRVLDLHEQDAAFKAGVGYYQQEGDFDFHYRIIQGSGNKTLTQMLCGELYQLVRMYRLQFSATPNRPRQAFAEHHRILDAIAERDGELAELLMRRHIGASKRNIERHFALSKERGAPTKTAKTRGES; encoded by the coding sequence ATGCTTGATGTGATTGAGCCGTTCGAGTCCAGTCAAGAAGATTCTGAAACCCTCTCCGAGCAGGTTTTTCGGCGTATTCAGGCGGCTATCGTCAAAGGTGAGATTGCCCCCGGCAGCAAAATCTCCGAGCCGGAGCTGGCGCGCACCTATGGCATTAGCCGCGGGCCATTGCGTGAGGCAATCCACCGCCTGGAAGGTCAGCGCCTACTGGTGCGTGTGCCTCACGTCGGGGCGCGTGTGGTGTCGCTCAATCATGCCGAGCTGATCGAGCTGTATGAAATTCGTGAGTCGCTGGAGGGCATGGCTTGTCGCTTGGCGGCTGAGCGCATGACCTCGGCAGAAATTGATGAGCTGCGCCGGGTGCTCGACCTGCATGAGCAGGATGCGGCGTTCAAAGCCGGTGTCGGTTATTACCAGCAAGAAGGCGATTTTGACTTTCACTACCGGATCATCCAGGGCAGCGGCAACAAGACCCTGACCCAGATGCTCTGCGGTGAGCTGTATCAATTGGTGCGCATGTATCGCCTGCAATTCTCGGCGACGCCTAACCGGCCGCGTCAGGCGTTTGCTGAGCACCATCGCATTCTTGATGCCATCGCCGAACGTGACGGCGAGCTGGCCGAGTTATTGATGCGCCGGCATATCGGCGCCTCCAAACGTAATATCGAGCGCCACTTTGCCCTCAGCAAAGAGCGGGGCGCACCCACCAAAACAGCCAAAACCCGAGGTGAGTCATGA
- a CDS encoding ATP-dependent zinc protease, which yields MTLKPFFLLLCLLLAPGLSLAAEKTIYGLNEYVRLFDLDLKLAAKLDTGAKTASLSARDIKRFKRDGETWVRFYLAIDEAHSNPIERPLARISKIKRRAGDYDPEEEKTYTARPVIEMDICMGHALRTIEVNLTDRSAFQYPLLIGSEALKRFSALVDPSLKYAAGKPACTPDANLGE from the coding sequence ATGACACTCAAGCCCTTCTTCTTGTTGCTATGCCTGCTACTTGCTCCCGGCCTGAGTCTCGCCGCGGAGAAGACGATCTATGGGCTTAATGAGTACGTGCGCTTATTCGACCTAGACCTGAAGCTGGCCGCCAAGCTCGACACTGGGGCAAAGACTGCATCGCTCAGCGCTCGCGACATCAAGCGCTTCAAGCGCGATGGCGAAACCTGGGTGCGCTTCTACTTGGCCATCGATGAGGCGCACAGCAACCCGATCGAACGCCCGCTGGCGCGTATCAGCAAGATCAAACGGCGCGCGGGCGACTATGATCCAGAGGAAGAAAAAACTTACACGGCGCGCCCGGTGATCGAAATGGACATTTGCATGGGCCATGCCCTGCGCACAATTGAAGTGAACTTGACCGATCGTAGTGCATTCCAATACCCGTTGTTGATAGGCTCCGAGGCACTCAAACGCTTTTCGGCCCTGGTCGACCCGAGTCTTAAATACGCAGCAGGTAAACCTGCTTGCACCCCTGACGCAAACCTTGGCGAGTAA